In one window of Dissulfuribacter thermophilus DNA:
- the hemG gene encoding protoporphyrinogen oxidase: MAKIVIIGGGLSGLSLAYFLRENRPSYEILLLEKESILGGKARTEKNEGFLVELGVNGVLDNKPSTVGLAKRLGLEILMSNQNSKRRFVVKDSGLKRLPESPVDFLSSDLLSISGRLRVLMEPFIPKASGIGDESLESFAIRRLGNEAFKRLIDPMATGIFAGDPARLSLKSCFPRIWELESQYGSLIRAMIKLTMEAKRAKSGKKVEAGPGGNLVSFNEGMSELVNALKEDLGPDIIKCGSEVTEIIKKGRFEWEVHLKNGEAIECSHVVLSCPAKETASLTKDSIPELSRLANSIDYPPIAIVAFGIRPKWVDRDLNGFGFLSPGPENRSILGTLWDSSIFPNRAPVGWILLRSLLGGARRRDIPYKSNQTLIDLTYKELKELMGLKKAPDYIKIHRWRHAIPQYNIGHQGRVEKLFKILKKNSGLFVRCNWVGGVSLNDCIQNSFELANKI; this comes from the coding sequence ATGGCTAAGATAGTAATAATTGGAGGAGGGCTTTCAGGCCTATCCCTTGCATATTTTTTGAGAGAAAATAGACCGTCATATGAAATACTGCTATTAGAAAAAGAATCCATATTGGGTGGAAAGGCTAGGACTGAGAAAAATGAAGGTTTCCTTGTTGAACTCGGTGTAAATGGCGTACTGGATAACAAGCCATCCACAGTCGGCCTTGCAAAGCGCCTTGGTCTTGAGATTTTAATGAGTAATCAAAATTCAAAAAGGCGTTTTGTAGTAAAAGACTCGGGTCTCAAACGACTGCCTGAATCCCCTGTTGATTTCCTTTCTTCAGACCTTCTCTCAATAAGCGGACGACTTAGAGTTTTAATGGAACCATTTATCCCAAAGGCATCGGGAATCGGAGACGAATCCTTGGAGTCTTTTGCGATTAGGAGACTTGGAAATGAGGCGTTTAAAAGGCTCATTGATCCTATGGCAACAGGGATATTTGCCGGAGATCCTGCTAGACTCTCTCTAAAGAGCTGTTTTCCTAGGATCTGGGAGCTTGAATCCCAATACGGCAGTCTAATACGTGCAATGATAAAACTCACAATGGAGGCCAAGAGAGCGAAGTCCGGAAAAAAGGTCGAAGCAGGCCCTGGAGGTAATCTCGTTTCCTTTAATGAAGGCATGAGTGAGCTTGTTAATGCCCTTAAGGAAGATCTTGGTCCTGACATCATAAAATGTGGCAGTGAAGTTACAGAGATCATAAAAAAAGGAAGATTTGAATGGGAAGTTCATCTAAAAAATGGTGAGGCAATAGAGTGTAGCCATGTTGTTCTTTCATGCCCTGCTAAGGAGACGGCTTCACTGACCAAAGATTCTATTCCAGAGCTTTCAAGGCTTGCAAATTCTATTGATTATCCACCCATTGCAATCGTGGCCTTTGGGATTAGACCAAAGTGGGTTGATAGGGATCTAAATGGATTTGGTTTTCTAAGCCCTGGACCTGAAAACAGATCAATTCTAGGAACCCTTTGGGATTCTTCAATATTTCCAAATAGGGCGCCAGTTGGTTGGATCCTTTTAAGGAGCCTTTTGGGAGGGGCCAGGAGAAGAGATATCCCGTATAAGTCCAATCAAACGCTCATAGACTTAACCTATAAAGAATTAAAAGAACTTATGGGGCTCAAGAAGGCCCCAGATTACATAAAAATTCACAGGTGGCGTCATGCAATACCGCAATATAATATAGGACATCAAGGTCGTGTGGAAAAACTTTTTAAAATCCTCAAGAAAAATTCAGGGCTTTTTGTTAGGTGTAACTGGGTAGGTGGTGTAAGTCTAAATGACTGCATTCAAAATAGCTTTGAATTGGCAAATAAGATTTAG
- the hemE gene encoding uroporphyrinogen decarboxylase, whose product MKNDRFLKALRGEQLRPIPIWIMRQAGRYLPEYQEVRGKTDFLTLCKTPELAAQVTIQPVDVLGVDAAILFSDILIPLEPMGIGLDFKEGHGPVLSPPVRTEADVSRLVVHDPNETCGFVSETVKILRKELSQKVPLIGFSGAPFTLATYMIEGGSSRNFLFTKKMMFEAPDLFNKLMEKITDVTIRYLSMQINSGAEAIQVFDTWAGILSVNDYFQHVFPHVDRIFKELSTFDCPKIYFAFGGHHLLSTIKDLKVDCFGIDWRTPLNKASDLLGNDKVVQGNLDPLALFLPEKDLRDRVKVILEEGKVAKSHIFNLGHGVLPQIPAEKVKLLVEIVHDLSK is encoded by the coding sequence ATGAAGAATGATCGTTTTTTGAAGGCCCTGAGGGGAGAACAACTAAGGCCTATTCCCATCTGGATCATGAGACAGGCAGGAAGATATCTCCCAGAATATCAGGAAGTTAGAGGGAAAACTGATTTTTTAACCCTTTGTAAGACACCGGAACTTGCAGCCCAGGTCACCATTCAACCTGTAGACGTTCTTGGCGTCGATGCAGCAATACTCTTTTCAGACATTCTCATTCCTCTTGAACCTATGGGTATAGGACTCGACTTTAAAGAGGGGCACGGTCCTGTACTCTCCCCCCCTGTAAGAACAGAAGCTGATGTTTCAAGACTTGTTGTCCATGACCCTAATGAAACCTGTGGCTTTGTAAGTGAGACTGTAAAGATTTTGAGAAAAGAGCTTTCTCAAAAGGTGCCTCTCATAGGTTTTTCCGGAGCGCCATTTACCCTGGCCACATATATGATTGAAGGAGGCTCAAGCAGAAACTTTCTCTTTACTAAAAAGATGATGTTTGAGGCCCCGGATCTCTTTAACAAATTAATGGAAAAGATAACAGATGTGACCATTCGCTACCTTTCAATGCAGATAAATTCAGGGGCTGAAGCCATCCAGGTCTTTGATACTTGGGCTGGAATCTTGAGTGTAAACGACTACTTCCAGCATGTATTTCCCCATGTGGATCGTATCTTCAAAGAACTTTCAACATTCGATTGCCCAAAAATATATTTTGCCTTTGGCGGCCATCATCTTCTGTCAACCATAAAAGATCTGAAGGTAGACTGTTTTGGGATCGACTGGCGAACACCACTAAATAAAGCCTCGGACCTCCTGGGAAACGACAAAGTCGTTCAGGGCAATCTGGATCCCTTGGCCTTATTTCTTCCAGAAAAGGATTTAAGGGATCGCGTAAAAGTGATACTGGAAGAGGGCAAAGTGGCAAAGAGCCACATCTTCAATCTAGGCCATGGAGTACTCCCCCAGATTCCTGCTGAAAAGGTCAAGTTGTTGGTTGAGATAGTCCACGATCTGTCAAAATGA
- a CDS encoding radical SAM/SPASM domain-containing protein: protein MKFELKWLAWEITRRCNLHCVHCRSSSELEVKAHPDFSTAEAYRIIDDIASFAKPVVVLSGGEPLLREDVFDIASYGTKKGLRMCLATNGTLVTQEVCDNIKASGIKMVSLSLDGSTAEIHDNFRQQPGAFEGTVGAAKLFKENGIDFLINSSFTKRNQDDIPNVFRLAKELGATAWYMFMIVPTGRGEDILEELISPEDYEAILDWHYEMEKREKDILVRPTCAPHYYRVRLQKAKEQGEKVEIRSLKFSTGGSKGCLAGQLIVLIDVDGNVLPCSYFPVSAGNIKDKSLKEIWEQSPLFKELRNWDAYKGKCGSCEYIRVCGGCRARAYAVSGDYMAEEPYCSYLPRKLKGDSHEE from the coding sequence ATGAAATTTGAACTCAAATGGCTTGCCTGGGAGATAACTAGGAGATGCAATCTCCATTGTGTTCACTGCAGATCATCATCAGAGCTTGAAGTAAAGGCCCATCCTGATTTTTCTACAGCTGAAGCATATAGAATAATCGATGACATTGCTAGCTTTGCAAAGCCTGTTGTGGTCCTTTCTGGAGGAGAGCCCCTACTAAGAGAAGACGTCTTTGATATAGCATCCTATGGCACTAAAAAGGGACTCAGGATGTGCCTTGCCACAAATGGAACATTGGTTACCCAAGAAGTATGTGATAACATTAAGGCATCTGGGATCAAAATGGTGAGTCTGAGCCTTGATGGGTCCACTGCTGAGATCCATGATAATTTCAGACAGCAACCAGGTGCATTCGAAGGGACTGTAGGCGCTGCAAAGCTTTTTAAAGAGAATGGCATAGACTTTCTTATAAATTCCTCCTTTACCAAAAGAAATCAGGATGACATTCCTAACGTCTTTAGACTTGCAAAAGAACTTGGGGCCACAGCCTGGTATATGTTCATGATTGTGCCAACTGGCCGAGGTGAAGACATACTAGAGGAACTCATATCGCCCGAGGATTACGAGGCCATCCTTGACTGGCACTATGAGATGGAAAAGCGGGAAAAGGACATCCTAGTTCGTCCAACATGCGCTCCCCACTACTATAGGGTGCGACTCCAGAAGGCTAAAGAACAGGGTGAAAAGGTTGAAATAAGGAGCCTCAAGTTTTCCACTGGTGGATCAAAGGGGTGCCTTGCAGGCCAACTAATTGTCCTTATCGACGTAGATGGAAATGTCCTTCCTTGCAGTTATTTTCCAGTGTCTGCAGGGAACATAAAGGACAAATCCCTCAAGGAGATATGGGAACAAAGCCCTCTATTTAAAGAACTCAGGAACTGGGATGCCTATAAGGGAAAATGTGGATCATGTGAATACATACGGGTATGTGGAGGATGTCGGGCCCGTGCTTATGCTGTAAGTGGAGATTATATGGCTGAAGAGCCCTATTGTAGCTATTTACCAAGAAAGCTGAAGGGAGATTCCCATGAAGAATGA
- the speE gene encoding polyamine aminopropyltransferase, whose amino-acid sequence MTRTIWSERIGPGYLHCYEAELLYEERTKYQHMVLFHNPLFGRCLVLDGIVQLTQKDEFIYHEMFVHCPFLGLRSTPESVLIIGGADGGVLREVLTYEEVKRVVHVEIDEAVLKACKKYLPEVCGDWNDPRVELIIGDGAKYVKEAKERGEKFDCILLDSTDPVGPAIVLFEPPFHKDLFDILNDGGVVVRQSGLPLTMPKVMPFVFKRFQDFFQTVEVYRAPVPTYGDEMAFVAATKGPQGISKSNKERVGRFYNPKIHEAAFALPTWWTELIDNFEDTGEVPIDSLY is encoded by the coding sequence TTGACTCGAACAATTTGGTCCGAGCGAATTGGACCCGGATATCTTCATTGCTATGAGGCGGAACTTCTTTATGAGGAGAGGACTAAGTACCAACACATGGTCCTCTTTCACAACCCTCTCTTTGGCCGCTGCCTCGTCCTTGATGGCATAGTTCAGTTGACCCAAAAGGACGAATTTATCTATCATGAGATGTTCGTCCATTGTCCTTTTCTGGGGTTACGTTCCACGCCTGAATCAGTTCTCATCATAGGCGGAGCAGACGGAGGGGTACTTAGAGAAGTCCTTACATACGAAGAAGTTAAGCGGGTTGTTCATGTAGAAATTGATGAGGCTGTATTAAAGGCGTGTAAAAAGTATTTGCCTGAAGTATGCGGTGATTGGAATGATCCCAGAGTAGAGCTCATAATAGGGGACGGGGCAAAATATGTAAAAGAGGCAAAAGAAAGGGGAGAAAAGTTCGATTGCATTCTTTTAGATTCCACTGACCCAGTTGGACCGGCAATCGTACTTTTTGAACCGCCTTTTCATAAAGACCTGTTTGATATCTTGAACGATGGCGGAGTGGTAGTACGCCAATCAGGGCTTCCACTTACTATGCCAAAGGTAATGCCTTTTGTTTTTAAAAGATTTCAGGATTTTTTCCAAACCGTAGAGGTCTATAGGGCTCCGGTACCAACCTACGGTGATGAAATGGCATTTGTTGCCGCTACAAAAGGTCCACAGGGTATTTCAAAGTCCAATAAAGAGAGGGTAGGGCGTTTTTATAATCCCAAGATACATGAGGCAGCCTTTGCCCTTCCCACGTGGTGGACAGAACTAATAGATAACTTTGAGGATACTGGCGAGGTGCCTATAGATTCTCTCTATTGA
- the hemH gene encoding ferrochelatase: MIGICLLNMGGPDSLDAIRPFLFNLFSDRYIIRLGPSFLQRPIAWLIAKKRAPKSAQNYELIGGKTPLTEITIEQAKLLEGRLNEELGPKYGEEFKCVVGMRYWHPRTPDVLKELKDTGVKKVLGLSLYPHYSRATSGSSIEEFKSCCDSLGLSWDVIDRFPTHPAYISALCEVLDEGQKKIGNKDFHLVYSAHSLPKKFIDEGDPYLEDINATIRALESQTGIKGTLSFQSRSGPVKWLEPQTDIHLLELVKSGKKRLLCLPISFVSDHIETLYEIDILFKSIVKEAGGELFKTPGLNTRPSFINALYELVVEKLGENKWLR; this comes from the coding sequence ATGATAGGTATCTGCCTTTTAAATATGGGTGGGCCAGATTCGCTTGATGCGATCAGGCCTTTTTTATTCAATCTCTTTTCAGATAGATATATTATTCGCCTCGGCCCTTCTTTTTTACAAAGGCCAATAGCATGGTTGATAGCAAAAAAAAGGGCTCCCAAAAGTGCTCAAAATTATGAGCTCATTGGAGGGAAAACCCCCCTTACAGAGATTACTATAGAGCAGGCAAAGTTGCTTGAAGGTCGTCTTAATGAGGAACTAGGTCCCAAATACGGGGAAGAATTTAAATGTGTCGTGGGTATGAGGTATTGGCATCCTCGTACACCTGATGTTTTAAAAGAGTTAAAGGACACTGGGGTAAAAAAGGTCCTAGGCCTTTCTCTTTATCCTCACTACAGTAGGGCAACAAGTGGATCTTCTATTGAAGAGTTTAAGAGTTGTTGTGACTCTCTTGGTCTTAGTTGGGATGTGATTGATCGGTTTCCAACACATCCTGCCTACATATCAGCACTTTGCGAAGTATTAGATGAAGGGCAAAAAAAAATCGGGAACAAAGATTTTCATCTTGTTTACAGTGCTCACAGTCTTCCCAAAAAGTTTATAGATGAAGGGGATCCGTATCTAGAAGACATAAACGCCACAATAAGGGCCCTTGAAAGCCAAACTGGAATCAAGGGTACGCTTTCATTTCAAAGTAGATCAGGCCCTGTAAAATGGCTTGAACCACAGACTGATATCCATCTTTTGGAGTTGGTAAAGTCAGGCAAAAAAAGACTGCTTTGTCTGCCAATCAGCTTTGTCTCCGATCACATTGAGACCCTTTACGAGATCGATATATTATTTAAAAGTATTGTAAAGGAGGCTGGAGGAGAGCTCTTCAAAACCCCTGGCCTGAATACCAGGCCTTCATTTATTAATGCACTATATGAATTAGTAGTTGAAAAATTAGGGGAAAATAAATGGCTAAGATAG
- a CDS encoding SAM hydrolase/SAM-dependent halogenase family protein — MIAFLSDFGHADPYVGIVKGVIHSIVNDTHVIDLTHEIEPGNIFQASFVLGISYKYFPKGTIFLCVVDPGVGSNRRGIVGAGGGYFFVGPDNGIFSHVSNELDLKFFEIKNKNLFLPEVSVTFHGRDVFGPVAAHLEKGVPLEDIGPGVEDITILNIPKPIKRGDSIQGEILYFDRFGNAITNIPLDLFDGSGKQDVKSLCVSVKGHKFPVVDCYESGKGKGVFGILGSHGFLELSVYLGSVRSKLEINRGDKVEVKSVECFRSVEF; from the coding sequence ATGATTGCCTTTTTAAGTGATTTTGGGCATGCAGATCCATATGTGGGTATAGTTAAAGGAGTAATTCACTCCATAGTAAATGATACCCACGTCATCGACCTTACGCATGAGATAGAGCCTGGAAATATCTTCCAGGCTTCTTTTGTCTTGGGCATTTCCTATAAGTATTTCCCAAAGGGTACCATATTCCTTTGTGTTGTAGATCCAGGAGTTGGTTCTAATAGAAGGGGAATTGTCGGAGCTGGGGGAGGATATTTTTTTGTAGGGCCTGATAACGGAATTTTTAGCCATGTATCCAATGAGTTAGACCTTAAATTTTTTGAAATCAAAAATAAAAATCTCTTTCTCCCAGAAGTTAGCGTAACTTTTCATGGAAGAGATGTCTTTGGACCAGTCGCAGCACACTTAGAAAAAGGAGTTCCTTTAGAAGATATAGGTCCAGGAGTTGAGGACATCACCATCTTAAATATTCCAAAGCCTATCAAGAGGGGGGACTCGATCCAGGGAGAAATTCTCTATTTCGACAGATTCGGCAATGCAATTACAAACATTCCTCTAGATCTCTTTGATGGTTCAGGTAAACAAGACGTAAAAAGTCTATGTGTATCTGTAAAAGGACATAAGTTCCCAGTGGTTGACTGTTATGAATCTGGGAAGGGGAAAGGGGTCTTTGGTATCCTCGGAAGTCATGGATTCCTTGAGCTATCTGTTTATTTGGGAAGTGTAAGGAGTAAGTTGGAAATTAATAGGGGAGACAAGGTAGAAGTTAAAAGTGTGGAGTGTTTTAGAAGTGTTGAGTTTTGA
- a CDS encoding selenium metabolism-associated LysR family transcriptional regulator, whose protein sequence is MIDVRQLQVFLAVWKEKSFSKAAKIVFLTQPTVSGHIKALEDTLGIRLFDRAGRRIYPTKAGEILYPYAKEILNLVKQAQDEIEVFKGADTGQVYLGGSNIPGQYILPTLLGEFKREKPLIEVSLRIGDSQSISEMLLQREIDLGMVGAELPMEHLKFEPCFEDKLVFISSKERALFKNQFIDPKELVNIPFIFREKGSGTRLAIEDALKRQFGLDSSALKVVAEMGSTEAVKQAVKAGVGYAIVSERAVRDEIAYGVLKQYSIKGVELKRKFYLAWDGRRTMSPTCKALKEFILAKVQEKENN, encoded by the coding sequence TTGATTGACGTAAGACAACTTCAAGTTTTTTTGGCTGTATGGAAAGAAAAGAGCTTTTCTAAGGCCGCTAAAATTGTATTTCTTACTCAGCCAACAGTTAGCGGCCACATTAAAGCCCTCGAAGATACTCTTGGGATTAGACTCTTTGACAGGGCTGGTAGACGCATCTATCCAACAAAGGCTGGAGAAATCCTTTATCCCTATGCAAAGGAGATACTTAACCTCGTTAAGCAGGCCCAAGATGAAATTGAAGTGTTCAAAGGTGCTGATACAGGCCAAGTCTATTTGGGCGGAAGTAACATTCCCGGTCAATATATATTACCCACACTTTTAGGGGAGTTTAAAAGGGAAAAACCGCTCATAGAAGTATCTTTGAGGATAGGTGATAGCCAATCAATATCAGAAATGCTCTTACAAAGAGAGATTGACCTGGGAATGGTTGGGGCCGAACTTCCCATGGAACATTTAAAATTTGAACCCTGTTTTGAAGACAAACTGGTTTTCATATCTAGTAAAGAAAGGGCGTTATTTAAAAATCAGTTCATAGACCCTAAGGAACTGGTCAATATCCCATTCATTTTTAGGGAAAAAGGCTCTGGGACGAGGTTAGCAATTGAGGATGCTCTAAAGAGACAATTTGGTCTGGATTCTTCAGCACTAAAAGTAGTGGCTGAGATGGGGAGCACAGAGGCAGTTAAACAGGCAGTCAAGGCAGGTGTTGGATATGCCATTGTGTCTGAAAGGGCGGTTCGAGATGAGATAGCATATGGTGTACTAAAGCAGTACTCCATTAAAGGCGTTGAACTAAAGAGAAAATTTTACCTTGCATGGGACGGCCGTCGCACTATGAGCCCCACATGTAAGGCCCTAAAAGAATTTATCCTTGCGAAGGTCCAAGAAAAGGAAAATAACTAA
- a CDS encoding phosphomannomutase/phosphoglucomutase, producing MNPQIFREYDIRGMVDEDLTQEVVEAIGKAYGTYVKREGLNTITCGRDGRTHSERIQGYFIDGVRKTGVNVINIGECPTPLLYFSIFHLNTDGGAQITGSHNPPEFNGFKLCVGKETLYGAKIQELRQIIESHDFETGEGTLKTSDIITPYINYMKENINIERPLKIVVDAGNGVAGLVAPRVFEDQGADVVPLFCEVDGNFPNHHPDPTVPKNLEMLIEKVKEVQADLGVAYDGDGDRLGVVDEKGGIFFGDQLLMIFSRDLLKSNPGATIIGEVKCSQVLYDDIEKHGGRPIMWKTGHSLIKKKMKEENALLAGEMSGHIFFADRYFGFDDGIYASLRFAEILSRSNSPASELLKDVPKTYSTPEIRVDCPEEIKFKLVERLVQYFKDETEYKVVDVDGVRVIFPDGWGLVRASNTQPVLVLRFEATSPERMEEIRKVIEEPLERLKGEFKAN from the coding sequence ATGAACCCACAAATTTTTCGGGAATACGACATAAGGGGGATGGTTGATGAAGATCTAACCCAAGAAGTCGTAGAGGCAATAGGAAAGGCCTACGGAACATATGTAAAAAGAGAAGGTTTAAATACCATAACTTGTGGACGAGATGGTAGGACCCATTCTGAAAGAATTCAGGGTTATTTCATAGATGGAGTACGAAAAACCGGTGTAAATGTAATTAATATTGGCGAGTGCCCTACCCCCTTACTATATTTTTCTATATTTCATCTCAATACAGATGGAGGTGCCCAGATAACTGGCAGTCATAATCCTCCTGAATTCAACGGGTTTAAATTATGTGTGGGGAAAGAAACCCTTTACGGAGCAAAGATTCAGGAGCTTAGACAAATAATTGAATCCCATGACTTTGAAACAGGAGAAGGCACACTCAAGACCTCAGATATTATTACTCCCTATATAAATTACATGAAAGAAAACATAAACATTGAAAGGCCGTTAAAAATCGTGGTAGATGCGGGAAATGGTGTGGCTGGCCTCGTGGCACCTAGAGTCTTCGAAGATCAAGGTGCAGATGTTGTCCCCCTCTTTTGTGAGGTAGATGGAAACTTTCCCAACCATCACCCAGATCCAACAGTCCCCAAAAACCTTGAGATGCTCATTGAAAAGGTCAAAGAGGTCCAGGCAGACCTTGGAGTAGCCTATGATGGTGATGGAGACAGGCTTGGAGTTGTAGACGAAAAAGGTGGTATTTTCTTTGGTGATCAACTACTTATGATTTTTTCAAGAGACTTATTAAAGTCTAATCCAGGTGCCACTATTATTGGTGAGGTTAAATGTTCTCAGGTCTTGTATGATGACATTGAAAAACACGGCGGACGCCCCATAATGTGGAAGACCGGCCATAGTCTAATTAAAAAGAAGATGAAGGAAGAAAATGCCCTCCTTGCTGGCGAAATGAGTGGACATATCTTCTTTGCAGACAGATACTTTGGTTTTGACGATGGCATCTATGCATCTTTAAGGTTTGCAGAGATCCTTTCTAGATCAAACTCACCTGCCTCTGAACTCTTAAAAGATGTACCAAAGACCTACTCCACCCCTGAGATCCGAGTCGATTGCCCAGAAGAGATAAAGTTTAAACTGGTTGAACGACTGGTACAGTATTTCAAAGATGAGACAGAATATAAGGTAGTTGATGTCGATGGAGTAAGGGTAATCTTTCCAGATGGCTGGGGGCTTGTTCGGGCATCCAACACTCAGCCAGTTCTTGTTTTGAGGTTCGAAGCCACCAGCCCAGAACGCATGGAAGAGATAAGAAAGGTAATAGAGGAACCCCTGGAGAGGTTGAAGGGTGAGTTTAAGGCCAATTAA
- the speD gene encoding adenosylmethionine decarboxylase: MGASLTAGLSVNHMACSQGDYPGEQREQCLGTHLLVELWSAPFPKLADARQIQEILGKAGACDNGMGTDSPAEVRVHQFDPYGVSGTASSPLAHILIHTWPENRYAAVDIFSHGRDDAYLVLERMKEALCPEYVHVLEMKRGQLLDMEDT, translated from the coding sequence ATGGGCGCAAGTTTAACAGCAGGCCTTTCGGTCAACCATATGGCATGTTCCCAGGGAGACTATCCTGGTGAGCAGAGAGAGCAGTGCCTTGGCACACATTTGCTAGTTGAGCTGTGGAGTGCTCCATTCCCAAAGCTTGCAGATGCCCGGCAGATTCAAGAGATTTTAGGCAAGGCTGGGGCCTGCGACAACGGAATGGGTACGGATAGTCCTGCTGAGGTTAGAGTGCATCAGTTTGATCCGTACGGTGTTTCAGGAACTGCCAGCAGCCCATTGGCCCACATACTCATTCATACATGGCCTGAGAATAGGTATGCTGCTGTGGACATCTTCTCTCATGGAAGAGATGATGCTTACCTAGTTCTTGAACGTATGAAAGAGGCCCTTTGTCCAGAATATGTACACGTTTTGGAAATGAAAAGAGGCCAATTACTTGATATGGAGGACACTTGA
- a CDS encoding DciA family protein has protein sequence MSLRPIKSILTSVTERRPGWSRNFSQAIIWKKWSEVVGEPVSHNAWPERIVGTELLIVRVSDAVWMQQLFLERFKILQQLNSHLPPEAKLKEIRFIQGDVKELKARSKDKRDSYRPNYDNVPEELKERAKVLVSGVRDPELRQRLERVYLAYKLRMLKLNQAKYS, from the coding sequence GTGAGTTTAAGGCCAATTAAGAGTATTTTAACCAGTGTGACTGAAAGAAGGCCTGGCTGGAGTAGAAACTTCAGTCAGGCCATAATCTGGAAAAAATGGAGCGAAGTTGTTGGAGAACCTGTATCTCACAACGCATGGCCTGAAAGAATAGTTGGAACAGAGCTGTTGATAGTGAGGGTATCCGATGCAGTTTGGATGCAACAACTCTTTTTGGAACGTTTCAAGATTCTTCAACAACTAAACTCCCATCTGCCTCCAGAGGCAAAGTTAAAGGAAATTAGGTTTATTCAGGGAGACGTCAAAGAGCTTAAGGCCAGATCAAAAGATAAACGAGACTCCTATAGACCTAATTATGATAATGTACCAGAAGAACTAAAGGAACGGGCAAAGGTACTGGTAAGTGGAGTGAGAGATCCTGAGCTAAGACAGAGGCTTGAACGGGTTTACCTGGCATACAAGTTGCGGATGTTAAAGCTAAATCAGGCTAAATACTCATAG